One Entomomonas asaccharolytica DNA segment encodes these proteins:
- a CDS encoding LexA family protein yields MNDWKKLAKEQMKQLKISQYALAEKLDCSQGAVAHWLSGRRTADIDTINNILEALSLPPLSIGGTKLSSNNLSYNEINNVKSVQSQPHVIKPFSYPVINWDDVEKYLDKRLSSNLIRGALMSSKNIKKGFWLEVIGNSMWSSNPMNKITFPSGTMILIDPNFNKLEHGKFYIVEMPDGSKTFKQLLRDAGQSYLNSLNDNFKPIPIDEAECKFLGKVIDRNLGDID; encoded by the coding sequence ATGAATGATTGGAAAAAACTTGCTAAAGAGCAAATGAAACAGCTAAAAATTTCTCAATATGCTTTAGCTGAAAAATTAGATTGTAGTCAGGGCGCTGTTGCTCACTGGTTGAGTGGTAGGCGTACTGCTGATATTGACACAATTAACAACATATTAGAAGCACTAAGCCTTCCACCTCTTTCTATTGGTGGCACAAAACTTTCGTCTAATAATCTTTCGTATAATGAAATTAACAACGTGAAAAGTGTACAATCACAACCTCACGTGATCAAACCTTTCTCCTACCCAGTGATTAACTGGGATGATGTTGAAAAATACCTAGATAAGCGCTTATCTTCTAATCTGATTAGAGGCGCACTAATGTCTTCAAAAAATATAAAAAAAGGTTTTTGGCTTGAAGTTATTGGAAATTCAATGTGGTCATCAAATCCTATGAATAAAATAACATTTCCTAGTGGTACCATGATTTTGATAGATCCTAACTTTAATAAACTAGAACACGGTAAGTTTTACATAGTAGAAATGCCAGATGGCTCTAAGACTTTTAAGCAACTACTACGAGATGCAGGGCAAAGTTATCTTAATTCATTAAATGATAACTTTAAGCCAATACCTATTGATGAAGCTGAGTGCAAATTTCTTGGAAAAGTAATAGATAGAAATTTGGGTGATATAGATTAA
- a CDS encoding helix-turn-helix transcriptional regulator, whose product MSPLTKYRKKLNISQREFGDKAGFSQSAINHYETGRRTPCISDARKIVEALNQLGAVCTFDDVFPPKDKAA is encoded by the coding sequence ATGTCACCCCTAACCAAATATAGAAAAAAATTAAATATCTCGCAGAGAGAATTCGGAGATAAGGCTGGCTTTAGTCAGTCAGCAATTAATCATTATGAAACTGGCAGAAGAACTCCTTGTATTTCTGATGCAAGAAAAATAGTAGAAGCGCTTAACCAATTAGGAGCGGTTTGTACTTTTGATGATGTTTTTCCACCAAAAGATAAAGCAGCATAA
- a CDS encoding CII family transcriptional regulator, translating into MSKLSDEQKERARKNYSIIVQRLASVGNKSVALAIGCDESTISRMKPEKLQEFAEILSFMELKIVPENVKCFKKEDVDFLMYGSKKWHEHINSSDDLCDEF; encoded by the coding sequence ATGAGCAAATTATCAGACGAACAAAAGGAAAGAGCACGCAAGAATTATTCAATTATCGTGCAGAGACTTGCATCAGTAGGAAATAAATCTGTTGCTCTTGCGATAGGTTGCGATGAATCAACTATAAGCAGAATGAAGCCAGAAAAGCTTCAGGAATTTGCAGAAATACTTTCTTTTATGGAGTTAAAGATAGTTCCTGAAAATGTGAAATGTTTTAAAAAGGAAGATGTTGATTTTCTTATGTATGGTTCTAAGAAATGGCATGAACATATCAACTCATCTGATGATCTTTGTGATGAGTTTTAA
- a CDS encoding ATP-binding protein, with protein sequence MNTVKNLFEVLATEIRTCEKHGEYESQLIKIASRESWSPCSKCMDEAREAENIERQKKDQEDMLRRSIERRLGSACIPPRFQSKGFDSYVANTKDQQKALAKCKRYADQFKDNFENGRSLLLLGSVGTGKTHLANAIANQIITELGYTALYATVGSMLRFIRSSFNNNDLSESEAYKTFIDPHLLIIDEIGVQKASEFELTALFDIINERYEQMYPTVIVSNHGPKELANYLGDRVVDRLREGGSVILFEWESARVKV encoded by the coding sequence TTGAATACTGTTAAAAATCTATTTGAAGTATTGGCTACTGAGATTAGGACCTGTGAAAAGCATGGTGAATATGAATCTCAATTAATCAAAATTGCAAGTCGTGAGTCTTGGTCGCCTTGCTCTAAGTGCATGGATGAGGCTCGTGAAGCTGAAAATATTGAACGCCAAAAGAAAGACCAAGAGGACATGCTTAGAAGGTCCATTGAGCGTAGATTGGGAAGCGCATGTATACCACCTCGCTTTCAATCCAAAGGATTTGATAGCTATGTTGCAAATACTAAGGATCAGCAAAAGGCCCTAGCTAAATGCAAACGTTATGCAGATCAATTCAAAGATAATTTTGAAAATGGTAGGTCCTTGTTACTTTTAGGAAGTGTGGGTACCGGTAAAACCCATCTAGCCAATGCAATAGCAAATCAAATTATCACAGAGCTTGGATATACAGCGTTATATGCAACAGTAGGTTCCATGCTTAGATTTATTAGGTCATCATTTAACAATAATGATCTTAGTGAATCAGAAGCATACAAAACGTTTATTGATCCTCATTTACTAATCATAGACGAGATAGGCGTGCAGAAGGCTAGTGAGTTTGAGCTAACAGCCTTATTCGACATCATCAATGAACGTTACGAACAAATGTATCCAACGGTCATAGTATCTAATCATGGCCCTAAAGAATTAGCTAATTATCTAGGTGACAGGGTAGTTGATCGTTTGAGAGAAGGTGGTTCTGTAATCCTATTTGAATGGGAATCTGCGAGGGTTAAGGTATGA
- a CDS encoding recombination protein NinB, which yields MRSERKFRIQSQAGIELALKNVGNVLANLVDSDNSKDGYELVIRNYKSKRSLEQNKRYWAMLRLISTNVWIDYRTFNDEVWHEQFRRWFIGCEDIVLPTGTETRGISTTTLSVDEFGNYMAQIEQWCAEQGYPIMQEELVA from the coding sequence ATGAGATCAGAGAGAAAATTCCGCATACAATCTCAAGCGGGTATTGAGTTAGCATTGAAGAACGTAGGTAATGTGTTAGCTAATCTAGTCGATTCAGATAATTCAAAAGATGGCTATGAACTAGTGATACGTAATTATAAGAGTAAGCGTTCATTAGAGCAGAATAAACGTTACTGGGCAATGTTGCGACTAATATCAACTAACGTATGGATTGATTACAGAACTTTCAACGATGAAGTGTGGCATGAACAATTTCGTCGCTGGTTCATAGGTTGTGAGGACATTGTATTGCCGACAGGAACAGAAACTAGGGGGATTAGTACAACTACTTTATCAGTAGACGAGTTCGGTAATTATATGGCTCAAATAGAACAATGGTGTGCTGAACAAGGTTATCCAATCATGCAAGAGGAGTTAGTGGCATGA
- a CDS encoding HNH endonuclease codes for MSKITKDSLNWRCGRPYDQIRADREKALKEDINKIIINFNAEILTGYSSYYITPCGKVYSTNGTKLKLLKPGTKKAGYKFVGLTNDLNERKYEMIHRLVANQFIPNPDNKPTVNHINGNKSDNHVENLEWCTFSENSVHAIETGLAHSGLRSYKSKLTKSQILEIYYAKDSYSKIGKRYNVCAQTVCNIKNKHTYKKELTEMGLC; via the coding sequence ATGAGCAAAATTACAAAAGACTCATTAAATTGGAGATGCGGCAGACCTTACGATCAAATCAGAGCAGATAGAGAAAAAGCCCTAAAGGAAGATATTAATAAAATTATTATTAATTTTAATGCTGAAATACTAACAGGATACAGTTCTTATTACATTACTCCTTGTGGAAAAGTTTATTCAACCAATGGCACAAAATTAAAGTTATTAAAACCAGGAACCAAGAAAGCAGGATATAAATTTGTTGGTTTAACAAATGATTTGAATGAAAGAAAGTATGAAATGATACATAGATTAGTTGCTAATCAATTTATACCTAATCCTGATAATAAGCCAACAGTTAATCACATCAATGGTAATAAATCAGATAATCATGTTGAAAATTTAGAGTGGTGTACTTTTTCTGAAAACTCTGTTCATGCAATAGAAACTGGATTAGCACATTCAGGACTAAGATCATACAAATCGAAATTAACCAAGAGCCAGATATTAGAAATTTACTATGCAAAAGATAGTTATAGCAAGATAGGTAAGCGTTATAACGTATGTGCCCAAACTGTATGTAATATCAAGAATAAGCATACATATAAAAAAGAGTTGACAGAAATGGGGTTGTGCTAG
- a CDS encoding Ref family recombination enhancement nuclease, whose protein sequence is MLVGSVTIEQKKYWNLLCSEVGCIACMKEGNPNDWVSIHHIEGRTKKDAHWLVLSLCASHHQDNGMAIAVHPYKKRFENRYGNQYQLMSDSVSILKRRNIEVPKRVVELIDEFIFKGRIAA, encoded by the coding sequence GTGCTAGTGGGATCAGTAACTATTGAGCAAAAAAAATATTGGAATCTTCTTTGTAGTGAGGTTGGTTGTATTGCCTGTATGAAAGAAGGTAATCCTAATGATTGGGTATCTATTCATCATATAGAAGGACGCACTAAAAAAGATGCTCATTGGTTAGTCTTATCTTTATGCGCTTCTCATCATCAAGATAATGGAATGGCTATAGCAGTTCATCCTTATAAAAAACGTTTTGAAAATAGATATGGTAATCAGTATCAGTTAATGAGTGACAGCGTATCAATTCTCAAAAGACGAAACATAGAAGTACCTAAAAGAGTAGTTGAGCTTATAGATGAGTTTATTTTTAAAGGAAGGATAGCAGCATGA
- a CDS encoding VRR-NUC domain-containing protein gives MRKIRALEGDEQASLVKWFRLQYRPIAYCLFSIPNGSVLAGDRIKRAKQMARLKSEGFVNGVSDLFLMQPNSKYHGLFIEMKKASGGKVSDDQKEFLRKATEQGYQAVVCKGFEQAKHTIIEYLKG, from the coding sequence ATGAGAAAAATTAGAGCATTAGAAGGAGACGAACAAGCTAGCTTAGTTAAATGGTTTAGATTGCAATATAGACCCATTGCTTACTGCTTATTCTCTATCCCTAACGGCTCTGTATTAGCAGGTGACAGGATAAAAAGAGCTAAACAGATGGCTAGATTAAAAAGTGAAGGTTTTGTTAATGGTGTATCTGATCTTTTTCTAATGCAGCCTAATTCTAAATATCATGGTTTATTTATTGAAATGAAAAAAGCATCTGGTGGAAAAGTATCAGATGATCAAAAAGAGTTTTTAAGAAAAGCTACTGAACAAGGCTATCAAGCAGTAGTTTGTAAAGGCTTTGAACAAGCCAAGCATACCATTATTGAGTATTTAAAAGGGTAG
- a CDS encoding phage holin, lambda family, with protein MPEKNPSFWGALISIFQEYGVVMCITFILSYLRISYDDKEPRIMRRLLEATIGSLIALIVGMTCTEFGLSAGWTYAVAGWIGTFGVDQMRVWARRWTDKRIDKE; from the coding sequence ATGCCAGAAAAAAACCCTTCATTCTGGGGAGCTTTAATCAGTATATTTCAAGAGTATGGAGTAGTTATGTGCATAACATTCATACTTAGCTACCTTCGAATATCATACGATGATAAAGAACCAAGAATAATGAGAAGATTACTAGAAGCTACAATAGGATCATTAATTGCGCTTATTGTGGGAATGACATGTACTGAGTTCGGTCTGTCTGCTGGATGGACTTATGCTGTAGCAGGATGGATTGGTACGTTTGGTGTAGATCAAATGCGAGTATGGGCTAGAAGATGGACAGATAAAAGGATTGATAAAGAATGA
- a CDS encoding M15 family metallopeptidase: MTFKFSQRSLDKLTGINPDLRKVVDRALQLSTIDFGITEGLRDRATQEKYVARGASQTMNSRHLTGHAVDVVAYVNGKVTWDWKYYEEISKAFKQASEELSIPIVWGGSWKSLKDGPHFELILR; this comes from the coding sequence ATGACATTCAAATTCAGTCAAAGAAGCTTAGATAAACTAACAGGCATTAATCCTGATTTACGAAAAGTAGTTGATAGGGCTTTACAGTTATCTACAATTGATTTCGGTATTACTGAAGGGCTAAGAGATAGAGCAACACAAGAAAAATATGTGGCTCGTGGTGCTAGTCAAACTATGAATAGCCGCCATTTAACAGGCCATGCTGTAGATGTAGTAGCTTATGTTAATGGTAAAGTAACTTGGGATTGGAAGTATTATGAAGAAATCTCAAAAGCATTTAAACAAGCATCTGAAGAGTTGAGTATCCCTATTGTATGGGGAGGAAGCTGGAAATCTCTGAAAGATGGACCTCACTTTGAATTGATTTTAAGGTGA
- the lysC gene encoding Rz1-like lysis system protein LysC (LysC is an Rz1-like component of a phage lytic system, substantially overlapping although not fully embedded in the gene for the Rz-like LysB component.) — MGCIDKPVVTDVKIVKVETPVITPCQRLSIPDCKPINNGELYECTLTIQKNLNLCADQVDALITWQKNNDE, encoded by the coding sequence GTGGGCTGTATTGATAAGCCAGTAGTTACTGATGTAAAGATAGTTAAGGTTGAAACACCAGTTATTACTCCATGTCAGAGATTAAGCATTCCTGATTGTAAGCCAATTAATAATGGTGAGCTTTATGAGTGTACTTTAACTATTCAAAAGAATCTTAATCTTTGTGCTGATCAGGTAGATGCTTTAATAACATGGCAGAAAAATAATGATGAATAA
- a CDS encoding DNA-packaging protein, with protein sequence MPAPKGNQFWKARTKHGRDKIFNDPEVLWNACCEYFEWVENNPLYESKAFAYQGEVKIETLPKMRAMTISGICIFLDISRSTWDEWRRVESFSNIITRAEEIIRDQKFTGAAAELLNPNIIARDLGLSDKQELTGKDGNAIKIENKPDLSELSDKELELYEELAILRSKRDQTGESET encoded by the coding sequence ATGCCAGCTCCAAAGGGAAATCAATTCTGGAAAGCTCGCACAAAGCACGGAAGAGATAAAATATTCAATGATCCTGAAGTGTTATGGAATGCTTGCTGTGAATATTTTGAATGGGTAGAGAATAATCCATTATATGAATCTAAGGCTTTTGCATATCAAGGTGAAGTAAAGATTGAAACACTTCCCAAAATGAGAGCTATGACAATATCGGGAATATGTATTTTTCTTGATATATCTAGGTCTACTTGGGATGAATGGAGAAGAGTTGAAAGTTTTTCGAACATCATTACGCGAGCAGAAGAGATTATAAGAGATCAGAAATTCACAGGTGCAGCAGCAGAATTATTAAATCCTAATATTATTGCTCGTGATCTAGGATTATCTGATAAACAAGAATTAACAGGAAAAGATGGTAATGCTATCAAAATAGAGAATAAGCCTGATCTTTCTGAGCTGTCAGATAAAGAATTAGAACTATATGAAGAACTTGCCATTTTACGATCTAAGCGAGATCAGACAGGAGAAAGCGAGACGTAA
- the terL gene encoding phage terminase large subunit, with amino-acid sequence MKNLPFYDLSEIRQEKARRNFFNFVKYTKQDFIEGWFNKIVADALQEFYEDVKAGKQPRLMIFAPPRSGKSELFSRRFPAWVLGKDPNLQIIATSYSSDLSSRMNRDVQRIIDEPNYNAVFPDTSLNRKNIVTIANTPLRNSEIFEIVNYQGAYRSAGVGAGITGMGADIAIIDDPVKDAKEANSATIRNAIWDWYTTTLYTRLSPNSGILLGMTRWHQDDLAGRLIAEMKKGEGDHWKIIRFPAIAEIDEQFRKIGEPLHPERFPLERLNKIKSAVGTTTWNGLYQQRPTTAGGGVIKGTWFKRYEILPRIKRVAIFADTAQKVKTQNDYTVFLVVGLGHDGNLYIIDVVRGKWEAPDLFRTAKDVWNKYADKRPTAIHIEDKSSGSSLIQTLNKFTKIPVKPIQTDTDKYTRVLGVQGYIESGFVFLPANASWVRDFIDECEDFTATDSHLHDDQVDTLVMAINHFLGGSVTIWDSL; translated from the coding sequence ATGAAGAACTTGCCATTTTACGATCTAAGCGAGATCAGACAGGAGAAAGCGAGACGTAATTTCTTCAACTTTGTAAAGTACACTAAGCAAGACTTTATAGAAGGATGGTTTAATAAAATAGTTGCTGATGCACTCCAAGAGTTTTATGAAGATGTAAAAGCAGGTAAGCAACCTAGATTAATGATCTTTGCTCCACCTCGTAGCGGTAAAAGTGAATTATTTAGTAGAAGATTTCCAGCATGGGTATTAGGTAAAGACCCTAATCTTCAAATAATAGCTACAAGTTACAGTTCAGACTTATCTAGTAGAATGAATAGAGATGTACAAAGGATTATCGATGAACCCAACTATAATGCTGTTTTCCCTGACACCAGCCTAAACCGAAAAAACATTGTAACTATTGCCAATACTCCACTGAGGAATAGTGAGATATTTGAGATAGTTAATTATCAAGGTGCATACAGAAGCGCAGGGGTAGGCGCAGGCATTACAGGAATGGGTGCTGATATAGCTATTATTGATGACCCTGTAAAAGATGCCAAAGAAGCTAATAGTGCAACAATACGCAATGCTATATGGGATTGGTACACTACAACACTATATACACGCTTAAGCCCTAATAGCGGCATTCTGTTAGGTATGACTCGTTGGCATCAAGATGATCTTGCAGGCCGACTAATAGCTGAAATGAAAAAAGGGGAAGGCGACCACTGGAAAATAATACGCTTTCCTGCTATTGCCGAGATAGATGAACAATTTAGAAAAATAGGTGAGCCTTTACATCCTGAAAGGTTTCCTCTTGAACGACTAAATAAAATCAAGTCAGCAGTGGGTACAACCACTTGGAATGGTCTCTATCAACAACGTCCAACTACTGCTGGCGGTGGAGTAATTAAAGGTACTTGGTTCAAACGTTATGAAATACTACCAAGAATAAAACGAGTAGCAATATTTGCTGATACCGCCCAGAAAGTAAAAACACAAAATGACTATACCGTGTTTTTAGTGGTTGGTCTTGGCCATGATGGTAATCTTTATATTATTGATGTGGTGCGTGGTAAGTGGGAAGCTCCAGACCTTTTTAGAACTGCTAAAGATGTTTGGAATAAATATGCAGATAAAAGACCAACAGCTATTCATATCGAAGATAAATCAAGTGGTTCAAGCTTAATCCAAACATTAAACAAGTTCACCAAGATTCCAGTTAAGCCAATACAAACAGACACCGACAAATATACAAGAGTGTTAGGCGTACAGGGATATATTGAAAGTGGTTTTGTGTTTCTGCCTGCTAATGCCTCATGGGTGCGTGACTTTATTGATGAATGTGAAGATTTTACTGCCACAGATAGCCATCTACATGATGACCAAGTAGATACTTTAGTAATGGCTATTAATCATTTCTTAGGTGGCAGTGTCACTATTTGGGATAGTTTATGA
- a CDS encoding phage portal protein: MSEQTLNDSMMNLVTALGRKSESRKYKQSTNKSNNYWLNTYFSSWIAEKYIDKTARDMVKKWRVIETSDTESEQLKLLEKLEDKFKVPMIAEEALAFGSLFGEILILAITDITEDQYATELNLSTEKLLRFIVIDDYKNGDIDTSILSKTFGEPLSYTVSNIEIHASRVHRLVTGKIPFSKRKKNGGQGVSDLNSKMDIIKAFDAISTSVSDLVEECKIDVLKMKGLNNQIAAGQEDLVVKYAQLAQQIKSLSNMLLVDADDEYDQKEITFSGLSDLWVKAREVVAGAMDRPVTVMFGQSAAGFASGEEDNQAYYGTINSLQESRLRPLLDFTDQFLLAMANINPDDFAYSFPSIEPSNLKEESTTFATYSTGIVSLYQNNLITGKQALMELKQKEVFSNISEQDIENIKELEKPYDNQFTDPYQITETGSQQSQNTTY; the protein is encoded by the coding sequence ATGAGTGAACAAACATTAAATGACAGTATGATGAATTTAGTTACTGCATTAGGAAGAAAGTCAGAGAGTAGAAAATATAAACAATCTACTAATAAAAGCAATAATTACTGGTTAAATACTTATTTCTCAAGTTGGATAGCAGAAAAGTATATTGATAAAACAGCCAGAGATATGGTTAAAAAGTGGCGTGTTATAGAAACATCTGATACTGAATCAGAACAATTAAAGCTGCTTGAAAAACTTGAAGATAAATTTAAAGTACCAATGATTGCTGAAGAAGCCCTTGCTTTTGGTTCATTGTTTGGTGAAATATTAATACTTGCTATTACTGATATTACAGAAGATCAATATGCAACTGAATTAAATCTATCAACAGAAAAATTATTACGCTTTATTGTAATAGATGATTATAAGAATGGTGATATTGATACCAGCATATTATCAAAAACGTTTGGAGAGCCTTTATCCTATACAGTAAGCAATATTGAAATACATGCATCAAGAGTACATAGATTAGTAACTGGCAAGATACCATTCAGCAAAAGAAAAAAGAACGGTGGTCAAGGCGTTAGTGATCTTAATTCTAAGATGGATATTATTAAAGCCTTTGATGCTATATCGACATCAGTCTCTGATCTTGTTGAAGAATGTAAGATTGATGTATTAAAGATGAAGGGCTTAAATAATCAAATAGCGGCCGGTCAAGAGGATTTAGTTGTTAAATATGCTCAATTAGCTCAACAAATTAAATCATTAAGCAATATGTTGCTAGTAGATGCTGATGACGAGTACGACCAGAAAGAAATTACATTTAGCGGTTTATCTGATCTATGGGTGAAGGCGCGTGAAGTAGTAGCTGGTGCAATGGATAGACCTGTTACAGTGATGTTTGGTCAATCAGCAGCAGGCTTTGCCAGTGGCGAAGAAGATAATCAAGCCTATTATGGCACTATTAACTCATTACAAGAATCACGTTTAAGGCCATTACTTGATTTTACTGACCAGTTTTTGTTAGCAATGGCTAATATCAATCCTGACGACTTCGCATATAGTTTTCCAAGCATAGAGCCTTCTAATCTTAAAGAAGAATCAACCACCTTTGCAACCTATTCAACGGGCATTGTTAGCCTTTATCAAAACAACCTGATAACAGGTAAACAGGCACTGATGGAATTAAAGCAAAAAGAAGTTTTTTCAAATATTAGTGAACAAGATATTGAGAATATAAAAGAGTTGGAAAAACCTTATGATAATCAATTTACCGACCCTTATCAAATCACGGAGACAGGTTCGCAACAGTCGCAAAATACGACCTATTAA
- a CDS encoding phage head morphogenesis protein yields the protein MVSIAVTAVNNTTLIDAQADNTLLGKTNSIIQRLSSFDIDSLAKQIASRMVTSINTQNRRVMADRFKAAYQIDISSLLGDQVVSSTLNKAIDYNVSLISSIKNDFISDIGKAIRDNYTDGMRSSELAKIIKERGKVSDSRAKMIARDQTAKINGTITRERNKSLGIEMYIWLGADDERERDSHRAMNNKLCRFDDATVYSDDGGKTWKKRTANMVKLHPCEDYQCRCDYQPYISWLNEPA from the coding sequence ATGGTCTCTATAGCGGTAACAGCAGTAAATAATACTACCCTTATAGATGCTCAAGCAGATAATACCCTGTTAGGGAAAACCAATAGCATTATTCAAAGACTCAGTAGCTTTGATATAGACTCACTGGCTAAACAGATAGCCTCTCGTATGGTAACAAGCATTAACACGCAAAATAGGCGTGTTATGGCTGATCGATTTAAAGCAGCTTATCAAATAGATATATCAAGTTTACTTGGCGATCAGGTAGTTTCATCAACATTAAATAAAGCCATTGATTACAACGTTAGTTTAATTAGTTCAATCAAAAATGACTTTATTAGTGATATAGGTAAAGCCATTAGGGATAACTATACCGATGGAATGCGGTCAAGTGAGCTAGCCAAGATTATTAAAGAGCGTGGCAAAGTAAGCGACTCAAGAGCGAAAATGATTGCTCGTGACCAGACAGCAAAGATAAATGGAACAATAACCAGAGAACGCAATAAATCACTGGGTATTGAAATGTATATCTGGTTAGGTGCTGATGACGAAAGGGAAAGGGATAGCCACAGAGCCATGAATAATAAGCTATGTCGTTTTGATGATGCTACAGTTTATTCTGATGATGGCGGTAAAACATGGAAAAAAAGAACTGCCAATATGGTTAAGTTGCATCCTTGTGAAGATTATCAGTGTAGATGTGATTATCAGCCTTATATCAGTTGGTTAAATGAGCCTGCCTAA
- a CDS encoding DUF2213 domain-containing protein produces the protein MKLRINDKAINFDGKLQITEQGYLVAKGVNIAKVGVLDYLGEEIGQEKGKLYKVGVTKEELFNPKTIESFEGAPITLIHPKGLEVNASTWKKDGIGHTQNVKPNGEHLTADVYISDAEAIQEINNKDIKQFSLGYDCDVVASNSKEFDYNKINIKGNHVAIVPSGRCGDSCRLGDKGITNMVKNKIIDGLRKATGLLKVNDAGETVLSSDEAKRLQELLVDLQEQLAEEEGLPDGEKDQEQIDTLKTIVDLLKKLQTAESEPVITDKEPDTGELSKRNAELEEENKNLKEELDKLKNSNEASIALNDAKARFPKAKIGDSSTARKVYECVLVDSGIFTKEQLLGKSDIEISSAYAGLSATMKRNNSIGKTLLGDQKPATKTASQRLGGK, from the coding sequence ATGAAACTAAGAATTAATGATAAAGCAATAAATTTTGACGGTAAACTACAAATTACCGAGCAAGGCTATTTAGTGGCCAAAGGTGTAAATATTGCAAAGGTAGGTGTTCTTGATTATTTAGGTGAAGAAATAGGACAAGAAAAAGGCAAGCTTTACAAAGTAGGTGTAACCAAAGAAGAACTATTTAACCCTAAAACTATCGAGTCTTTTGAAGGTGCGCCTATTACCTTAATTCATCCTAAAGGCTTAGAAGTAAATGCTAGCACATGGAAAAAAGACGGTATAGGACATACTCAAAATGTTAAACCCAATGGAGAACATTTAACAGCAGATGTTTATATATCTGATGCAGAAGCTATTCAAGAAATAAATAACAAAGATATTAAGCAATTCTCACTAGGTTATGACTGTGATGTTGTAGCTTCTAACAGTAAAGAATTTGATTACAACAAAATCAATATCAAAGGAAATCACGTAGCGATTGTGCCAAGCGGTCGTTGCGGTGATTCGTGCAGGCTTGGCGATAAAGGTATAACAAATATGGTAAAAAATAAAATTATTGATGGCTTAAGAAAGGCAACTGGTCTTTTAAAAGTCAATGATGCAGGTGAAACTGTTTTGTCATCCGATGAAGCCAAGCGACTACAAGAGTTATTAGTTGATTTACAAGAGCAGCTTGCTGAAGAGGAAGGATTACCTGATGGCGAAAAAGACCAGGAGCAAATTGACACCTTAAAAACAATTGTTGATCTTCTTAAAAAGTTACAAACAGCAGAAAGTGAGCCAGTGATTACAGACAAAGAGCCTGATACTGGCGAGCTTTCAAAACGTAATGCTGAACTAGAAGAAGAGAACAAAAATCTTAAAGAAGAACTGGATAAGCTTAAAAATTCTAATGAGGCAAGCATTGCACTTAATGATGCAAAAGCTCGCTTTCCTAAAGCAAAAATTGGTGATTCTTCTACAGCGCGTAAAGTGTATGAGTGCGTTTTAGTAGATAGCGGTATTTTTACCAAAGAGCAATTATTAGGTAAATCTGATATTGAGATTTCCAGTGCTTATGCAGGGCTTAGTGCAACAATGAAGCGCAATAACTCAATAGGTAAAACATTGCTTGGTGACCAAAAGCCAGCAACTAAAACAGCTTCACAACGTTTAGGGGGTAAATAA